The following are encoded together in the Thalassomonas haliotis genome:
- a CDS encoding outer membrane protein OmpK: MKYLSLFLCLFLGANAQAKTNWSDFSLTYLKGSNYELGDDDRRVYTFEHVAGTSWGDSFLFVDRLESDNGDNETYAEWQPRLKLTDLDNGVVTSVYLAGMVEMDSVSPNGGQGFSFTNYLAGVGTDIKIPGFDFFQANVYHRNNELGDNNYQTTLVWGLPLGPLYFDGFIDYASSNDELATSFNMTSQLKYDVAPQLGLTSKLYLGVEYVYWNNKFGVQGVDERNVNLLVKYHF; this comes from the coding sequence ATGAAATATTTATCGCTATTTTTATGCCTGTTTCTGGGAGCAAATGCCCAGGCTAAAACCAACTGGTCGGATTTTAGTTTGACCTATTTAAAGGGAAGTAATTATGAGTTAGGAGATGACGACAGACGGGTATATACCTTTGAACATGTTGCCGGTACCAGCTGGGGTGACAGCTTTCTCTTTGTTGACCGCCTTGAGTCCGACAATGGCGATAATGAAACCTATGCCGAGTGGCAGCCGCGTCTTAAGCTGACAGACCTGGATAACGGGGTGGTAACCAGTGTCTATCTTGCCGGTATGGTGGAAATGGATTCGGTTTCGCCAAACGGCGGCCAGGGATTTAGTTTTACCAACTACCTGGCGGGTGTTGGTACAGACATTAAAATTCCGGGTTTTGATTTCTTTCAGGCCAATGTTTATCACAGAAACAATGAGTTAGGTGACAATAACTATCAAACGACCCTGGTTTGGGGACTGCCGCTGGGGCCGCTTTATTTTGACGGTTTTATTGATTACGCCTCAAGTAATGACGAGCTTGCCACCAGTTTTAATATGACCTCCCAGCTTAAATATGATGTTGCTCCCCAGCTGGGATTAACGTCAAAACTTTATTTGGGTGTTGAGTACGTTTACTGGAACAACAAATTCGGTGTCCAGGGCGTGGATGAAAGGAATGTCAATTTACTGGTTAAATACCATTTCTAA
- a CDS encoding reprolysin-like metallopeptidase, translating to MNNNTNKFLSIFGIWLFAVFSCFAGGEKSALSQFSQWTDSSPPGLLSSAFANPRQLKANIAPLRQLLLAEQGELVITLPLPDGSQADFRLTPSRVTAPGLLEKYPSIRTFSGHQLDNPANHGRFDISPRGFHGMFRYDGETVYIDPQGRNSPPGEQAYTSYSHKNRQMPDRKSMPRFAPKKDPKQASEQLARLTAQNQSQQAQTRMRTYRLAVSATGEYTQYHGGTKELALAALVTLVNRLNVVYQRDLAIFLELVAANDAIIYTDAATDPFANDSFDGGLNTAVIDEAIGSDNYDIGHVVNTDGGGLAGYGVVCNGSRKGDGITGSPTPEGDAFYIDFVAHEIGHQFRADHTFNGLAGSCDDNREADAAYEPGSASTIMGYAGICNSQNLQFNSDAYFHTHSISQISSFITSGLGSTCGSDEVLTNNNPVADAGADYSIPAQTPFILKGSASDQDSGDSLSYSWEQYDLGPASSNVNQMVDDGQRPLFRAWSPVSDSSRTLPRLTDILDGDTAIGETYATTTRELNFRLVVRDDNGGVSTDNMTVNVINTAEAFSVTEPGVSSQWHSSSQQVSWNPASTAQAPISCDAVNIDLSVDGGTSFFTTLLENTANDGSAEVVVPNLSSTQGRIRVSCVDNIFFAVSAGDFSLEISDSVEVVLIVGQETLTVAEDGSLTLSTADFNYGGLSADAIRVLAGENYSVEGDSVLPDANYSGQLSVGVIASRGNIDSEVFSATVSVTEVNDTPEANNDSFTVNEDSNANTLDVLSNDTDSDSGDSLSLDSFVYSGSGSVSIVDNKLSYSPGANFTGSDTLTYTLSDSAGSQASANVTISVSAAGGSDGGGSSGGAGAWLLLLLVLFTLRTLKAEAE from the coding sequence ATGAATAATAATACCAATAAGTTTCTATCAATTTTTGGCATTTGGCTGTTTGCTGTTTTTTCATGTTTTGCCGGTGGCGAAAAAAGCGCTTTGAGTCAGTTTTCTCAGTGGACAGACAGCTCGCCGCCAGGTTTGCTTTCTTCTGCTTTTGCTAATCCCCGGCAATTAAAGGCAAATATTGCCCCGTTAAGGCAATTATTGTTGGCGGAACAGGGAGAGCTAGTGATCACTTTGCCTTTACCCGACGGCTCGCAAGCGGATTTTCGCTTAACCCCGTCCCGGGTAACGGCGCCGGGCCTGCTGGAAAAATATCCCAGTATCCGTACCTTTAGCGGACATCAATTAGATAACCCTGCCAACCATGGCCGTTTTGATATCAGCCCCCGGGGGTTCCACGGTATGTTCCGTTATGATGGCGAGACGGTTTATATCGATCCCCAGGGGAGGAACAGCCCGCCAGGGGAGCAGGCTTATACCAGTTACAGCCATAAAAACAGGCAAATGCCGGACCGGAAGTCTATGCCCCGTTTTGCCCCGAAAAAAGACCCAAAGCAAGCAAGTGAACAACTTGCCAGGTTAACTGCTCAAAACCAGAGCCAGCAGGCGCAAACCCGAATGAGAACCTACCGCCTGGCGGTTTCTGCCACCGGGGAATATACCCAGTACCATGGCGGCACTAAGGAATTGGCGCTTGCCGCCCTGGTCACTTTGGTTAACCGGTTAAATGTCGTTTATCAGCGGGATCTGGCGATCTTTTTGGAGCTGGTGGCGGCTAATGATGCCATTATCTACACGGATGCCGCCACCGATCCTTTTGCCAATGACAGTTTTGACGGCGGTTTAAATACCGCTGTGATTGATGAGGCCATCGGCAGTGACAATTATGATATAGGTCATGTGGTTAATACCGACGGCGGCGGCCTGGCAGGTTACGGTGTGGTTTGCAACGGCTCGCGCAAAGGCGACGGCATTACCGGCAGTCCCACTCCCGAAGGTGATGCTTTTTATATTGATTTCGTCGCCCATGAAATCGGCCACCAGTTCAGGGCGGATCATACCTTTAACGGCCTGGCCGGTTCCTGTGACGATAACCGCGAAGCCGATGCCGCTTATGAGCCAGGCAGTGCCTCTACCATTATGGGTTATGCCGGCATTTGCAACAGTCAGAATCTGCAATTTAATTCCGACGCCTATTTCCATACCCACTCCATCAGCCAGATCTCTTCTTTTATCACTTCGGGGCTTGGCAGCACCTGCGGCAGTGATGAAGTGTTGACCAATAATAACCCGGTTGCCGATGCCGGAGCCGACTACAGCATACCGGCGCAAACCCCTTTTATCCTTAAAGGCAGCGCCAGTGATCAAGATAGCGGTGACAGTTTAAGTTATAGCTGGGAGCAATACGATCTCGGTCCCGCCAGCAGTAACGTCAATCAGATGGTCGATGACGGGCAAAGGCCGCTGTTTCGCGCCTGGTCGCCGGTTAGTGACAGCAGCCGTACATTGCCGCGGTTAACGGATATCCTCGATGGTGATACCGCAATTGGTGAAACCTATGCCACCACCACCCGGGAGCTGAATTTCCGCCTGGTGGTGCGTGACGATAACGGCGGGGTATCTACCGATAATATGACGGTTAATGTCATTAATACTGCCGAGGCTTTTAGCGTGACTGAGCCGGGCGTCTCAAGCCAGTGGCATAGCAGCAGCCAGCAGGTAAGCTGGAATCCGGCATCGACGGCGCAGGCGCCGATAAGCTGTGATGCCGTTAATATTGATTTGTCTGTTGATGGCGGCACAAGTTTTTTCACCACTTTGCTGGAAAATACCGCCAATGACGGCAGCGCCGAAGTGGTCGTGCCCAACCTGAGTTCTACGCAAGGACGGATAAGGGTTTCTTGTGTCGATAATATCTTTTTTGCCGTCAGTGCGGGGGATTTTAGCCTGGAGATCAGCGACAGCGTTGAAGTGGTGCTAATTGTCGGGCAGGAGACTTTGACGGTGGCAGAAGATGGCAGCCTAACCCTGAGCACGGCAGACTTTAACTATGGCGGGCTCAGTGCCGATGCTATCCGGGTGTTGGCGGGGGAAAACTATAGCGTTGAAGGCGATAGCGTGCTGCCCGATGCTAATTATAGCGGCCAGCTCAGTGTCGGTGTGATTGCTTCCCGGGGCAATATCGACAGCGAAGTCTTTAGTGCGACCGTTTCGGTTACTGAGGTTAATGATACGCCCGAGGCCAATAACGACAGTTTTACCGTTAATGAGGACAGCAACGCCAATACACTGGATGTACTGTCAAATGACACAGACAGCGACAGCGGGGACAGCTTGTCTCTTGACAGTTTTGTATATAGCGGCAGCGGCTCGGTCAGCATAGTGGATAATAAATTGAGTTATTCGCCGGGGGCAAATTTTACCGGCAGTGATACTTTAACCTATACCCTGAGTGATTCGGCTGGGAGCCAGGCATCGGCAAACGTCACTATCAGTGTCAGCGCCGCCGGCGGCAGTGATGGCGGCGGCTCTTCGGGAGGGGCCGGCGCCTGGTTATTGCTTTTACTGGTGTTATTCACTCTCAGGACCTTAAAAGCGGAGGCCGAATGA
- a CDS encoding DUF4785 domain-containing protein — MKLSKLTIGLLSATSIMLSGQLSASSLVKIGDSVKTPEKELVAIALPGHKIEQQAVHFSQKITGDSQLKMAPQAYTSSSDEYWFEVSGKALNRGIALNVSQPGALIRLSGKRSSATDAAMQSIDPANLELSKDNNKLSSPFSQSVSQEQLATANIFPNSSAVKLNKALGAGKFNLRVTQALDNNQRYIINVKEKDSAHKLQLALPKQSYLSGETLHFNAGIYRGDQVLTETFHQAFVKLPSGEKQAVSLTVKDGQYRVEVPQGLEAAPLGKLYELHLESQVADNGIRIKRNGKVAFAVARQTAKMTGEVEVLTDQVQVGLEVASEGRYEVSALVSGTDSRGQLTPVMLSRSAYYLAPGNHKVAVNFDSKILADAGVKAPYKVENLRLTDQSRMALLAQQ; from the coding sequence ATGAAATTATCTAAATTAACAATCGGTCTACTAAGTGCAACCAGCATCATGCTCAGTGGCCAACTGAGTGCCTCTTCCTTAGTTAAAATCGGCGACAGCGTAAAAACCCCGGAAAAGGAATTGGTGGCTATCGCTTTACCCGGACATAAAATAGAACAGCAAGCGGTCCATTTCAGCCAGAAAATCACCGGCGACAGCCAGCTCAAGATGGCGCCGCAGGCCTATACCAGCAGCAGTGACGAATACTGGTTCGAAGTCAGCGGCAAAGCACTCAACCGCGGCATAGCACTGAACGTCAGCCAACCGGGCGCACTGATCCGTTTATCGGGCAAAAGAAGCAGCGCAACCGATGCCGCCATGCAGTCGATAGACCCGGCCAACCTGGAGCTGAGCAAAGATAATAACAAGCTAAGCAGTCCTTTTAGCCAGTCGGTCAGCCAGGAGCAGCTGGCAACCGCCAATATCTTCCCCAATTCCAGCGCAGTGAAATTAAACAAGGCCCTGGGAGCCGGCAAATTTAACCTGAGAGTGACCCAGGCCCTGGACAATAACCAGCGTTATATCATCAATGTCAAAGAAAAAGACTCCGCCCACAAACTGCAGTTAGCCCTGCCCAAACAGAGTTACTTAAGCGGCGAAACCCTGCACTTTAATGCCGGCATCTACCGCGGCGACCAGGTATTAACCGAGACTTTCCACCAGGCCTTCGTAAAACTGCCTTCCGGTGAAAAGCAAGCGGTTTCCTTAACGGTAAAAGACGGCCAGTACCGGGTAGAAGTACCGCAGGGACTCGAAGCGGCTCCCTTAGGCAAGTTATATGAATTACACCTGGAATCCCAGGTGGCGGATAACGGCATCAGGATAAAACGCAACGGCAAGGTTGCTTTTGCCGTGGCCAGACAAACCGCAAAGATGACAGGTGAAGTCGAGGTACTAACAGATCAGGTCCAGGTAGGATTAGAGGTAGCCAGTGAAGGCCGCTACGAAGTCAGCGCCCTGGTTTCAGGTACCGACAGCCGCGGACAGCTCACCCCGGTGATGTTAAGCCGCTCCGCCTATTACCTGGCGCCCGGCAACCATAAGGTCGCGGTTAACTTTGATAGCAAGATATTGGCCGATGCCGGTGTTAAAGCCCCCTATAAGGTGGAAAACCTGCGCCTGACGGATCAAAGCAGGATGGCCCTGCTGGCTCAGCAATAA
- a CDS encoding AraC family transcriptional regulator — MSNANFKDAAIQLYKTELHTQTDTPLDFTFGQGRQTLKNPGISYPILYQRTKIGDLHLHQSQQTQEYDENHLPFVTKKLALLIKRHQANTLSSRFLGKDLSLTGYSEHVLKLDAFIEKASSTSYPVIIKGEFGSEKLSVASAIHYNSQLRYKPFIEINCSTPSTEEFQRNLIISFEKAQGGSIFLHGIDELSFPQQNLLTELLAASTEPGLSGIKVKNVTNVRLMVSATRELTEMIKSNEFSRHLYEKFNFLAIGIPALNERKEDIPFILEKLLDKYKLFEEQGFCDEVKKILSEYHWPGNHAELERVVARLMTLSTANPINRSELEKHAPELLTTRVSQTLTAKSSADTLPFELIPCLLNKDFEKFSRLHTGLQKALKYLAENYCNSISLPELAQNAFISPSHLSYLFKFYLKQSFKQIVSELRIERAKQIFISSPHARITDVSLDVGFGDLSHFEKIFKRYTRMTPREYKNSNA, encoded by the coding sequence TTGAGTAATGCAAATTTTAAAGATGCAGCAATTCAATTATATAAAACAGAGCTACACACCCAAACGGATACCCCGCTGGACTTTACTTTCGGGCAAGGACGACAAACCCTGAAAAACCCCGGCATTTCCTATCCTATCCTCTACCAAAGAACCAAAATAGGCGATCTGCACCTGCACCAGTCCCAGCAGACCCAGGAATATGACGAAAACCACCTGCCGTTCGTCACCAAAAAACTAGCCTTGCTGATCAAGCGCCACCAGGCGAATACCTTATCAAGCCGCTTCCTGGGCAAAGATCTGTCACTAACCGGCTACAGCGAGCACGTACTCAAGCTGGATGCTTTTATCGAAAAAGCCTCCAGTACTTCCTATCCGGTGATCATCAAGGGCGAGTTCGGCAGTGAAAAGCTCTCTGTCGCCAGCGCCATTCACTATAACAGCCAGTTAAGATATAAACCTTTTATCGAAATCAACTGTTCAACCCCGAGCACAGAAGAGTTTCAGCGCAACCTCATCATCAGCTTCGAAAAAGCCCAGGGGGGCAGTATCTTCCTGCACGGCATAGATGAGCTTTCTTTCCCGCAGCAAAACTTATTGACAGAGCTGCTGGCCGCCAGCACTGAACCCGGGTTATCCGGCATCAAAGTTAAGAATGTCACCAACGTCCGCTTAATGGTATCTGCCACCCGGGAGCTGACAGAGATGATCAAAAGCAATGAATTCTCCCGGCATTTATATGAAAAATTCAATTTCCTCGCCATAGGTATCCCTGCGCTGAATGAACGCAAGGAAGATATCCCCTTTATCCTGGAAAAACTACTGGATAAATATAAATTATTCGAAGAGCAGGGTTTTTGCGATGAAGTGAAAAAAATCCTCTCGGAATACCACTGGCCCGGCAACCATGCCGAGCTTGAACGGGTTGTCGCCCGCCTGATGACCCTAAGCACCGCCAACCCGATAAACCGCAGCGAACTTGAAAAGCATGCTCCCGAGCTGTTAACCACCCGGGTCTCGCAAACACTCACCGCCAAAAGCAGTGCAGACACCTTGCCGTTCGAGCTCATCCCCTGCCTGCTTAATAAAGACTTTGAGAAGTTTTCCCGCTTACATACCGGGCTGCAAAAAGCCCTGAAATATCTGGCGGAAAACTACTGCAACAGCATCTCCCTGCCTGAACTGGCGCAAAATGCCTTTATCAGCCCTTCCCACCTGTCTTATTTGTTTAAGTTCTACTTAAAGCAAAGTTTTAAACAAATAGTATCGGAGCTGAGAATCGAACGGGCCAAGCAAATCTTCATCAGCAGCCCGCATGCCAGGATCACCGATGTTTCGCTTGATGTCGGCTTCGGTGATTTAAGCCATTTTGAAAAAATATTTAAACGTTACACCCGGATGACACCGAGAGAATATAAAAACAGCAATGCCTGA
- a CDS encoding AraC family transcriptional regulator, translating into MQQPPKTPCQMPDLLTININATLTANKITGARVEVYACGTFAQNPRVLAPSAREKQPVYASYPIIYHNTSIGMLHLLQPRMLSRDELQKLSCVTKKLALIIKRYQATSLSNHYLGKTVNITPYSDHTLKLDAFIEIAASTRFPVIIRGEFGSEKLSVASAIHYNSVLKHQPFIEIDCSTPCLSAFEKNIQRCFDQGRGGTLFLHAIDELPLPQQLLLAQLIQAQEASHEQALKGTPYNPVRFLVSTTRALTRQLIAGEFSQQLYLKLNYLNVQLAPLSERKQDIPEIVEKLMNRHRLYPEQDLGQAVKKALCQYHWPGNYQQLERVLIRLLTLAGSNPIQLTDLHHNAPEMKPKTNKAAAKISKTAIVPATKMPLMPDLIPQLINKNYQAFTGLHPALRKALCYVADNYCAQMSLQQLADKIGISASHLCALFKSQLNNSYKQIITELKVEKARRLFINSPLARVSDVAEKSGFGDISHFEKAFKRFTDCTPRAFKNALNHTAAQVN; encoded by the coding sequence ATGCAACAGCCCCCGAAAACACCGTGCCAGATGCCGGATCTGCTTACCATAAATATTAATGCCACCTTAACCGCCAACAAGATCACCGGCGCCCGGGTTGAGGTTTACGCCTGTGGCACCTTTGCACAAAATCCCCGGGTATTAGCCCCGTCGGCCCGGGAAAAACAGCCGGTTTACGCCAGTTACCCGATCATTTATCACAACACCAGCATAGGCATGCTTCACCTGCTTCAACCCCGGATGTTATCCCGGGATGAACTGCAAAAACTCAGCTGCGTCACCAAAAAGCTGGCGTTAATCATTAAACGTTACCAGGCAACAAGTTTATCCAATCATTACCTGGGAAAAACCGTCAATATCACCCCCTACAGCGATCACACCCTGAAATTGGATGCCTTTATCGAAATTGCCGCCAGCACACGTTTTCCGGTGATCATCCGTGGAGAGTTCGGCAGTGAAAAACTTTCTGTCGCCAGCGCCATCCACTACAACAGCGTGCTCAAGCACCAGCCTTTTATTGAAATTGACTGTTCAACCCCCTGCCTGAGCGCTTTTGAAAAAAATATTCAACGTTGCTTCGACCAGGGACGCGGCGGCACACTCTTTCTCCATGCCATAGACGAGCTGCCGCTACCGCAACAGCTGCTGCTGGCGCAATTAATACAGGCACAAGAAGCCAGCCATGAACAGGCCTTAAAGGGCACGCCTTACAACCCCGTCAGGTTTCTGGTGTCAACCACCCGCGCACTGACACGCCAGCTAATAGCGGGGGAATTTTCACAACAGCTTTATCTCAAACTTAATTACCTTAACGTCCAGCTTGCGCCGTTAAGCGAAAGAAAACAGGATATACCCGAGATAGTAGAAAAGCTGATGAACCGGCACCGTTTATATCCGGAGCAGGATTTGGGGCAAGCCGTCAAAAAAGCCCTGTGCCAATACCACTGGCCGGGAAATTATCAACAACTTGAACGTGTGCTGATCCGCTTATTAACCTTAGCCGGCTCAAATCCGATCCAGTTAACGGACTTGCACCACAACGCCCCGGAAATGAAGCCCAAAACAAACAAGGCCGCGGCCAAGATAAGCAAAACCGCTATTGTTCCGGCAACCAAAATGCCGTTAATGCCGGATTTAATCCCGCAGTTGATCAACAAAAACTACCAGGCGTTTACAGGGTTGCACCCGGCCCTGCGAAAAGCCCTGTGTTATGTCGCCGATAATTATTGCGCACAAATGAGCTTGCAGCAGTTGGCGGACAAGATCGGCATCAGCGCTTCCCATCTGTGCGCCTTATTTAAAAGCCAGCTCAACAACAGCTATAAACAAATCATTACCGAGCTGAAAGTTGAAAAGGCCCGGCGCTTATTTATCAACAGCCCCCTGGCCAGGGTCAGTGACGTCGCCGAAAAATCCGGCTTTGGCGATATCAGCCATTTTGAAAAAGCCTTTAAGCGTTTTACCGACTGTACCCCCAGGGCATTTAAAAACGCCCTCAACCATACAGCAGCTCAGGTAAACTGA
- a CDS encoding RebB family R body protein, whose product MSDQSPSDVCNALVSQYAPAISRSMLVQATAQALGNAAHNATFAQQQHNMIINTSTSVCAGMLQALGAAYAKK is encoded by the coding sequence ATGAGTGACCAGTCACCAAGCGATGTATGTAACGCACTTGTCAGTCAGTACGCCCCTGCAATTTCAAGATCTATGCTGGTGCAGGCCACGGCCCAGGCCCTGGGCAACGCCGCCCATAATGCCACCTTTGCCCAGCAGCAACACAATATGATCATCAACACCAGCACATCGGTATGTGCCGGGATGTTACAGGCATTAGGCGCCGCTTATGCCAAAAAATAA
- a CDS encoding RebB family R body protein has product MPVNDQITDSVTQVNTQVVGDTPAMATGNLLMSTGQALGTSALNATGANQQGQIVMQAATVQGVNSLLATGSAVVGRGAEEILEKG; this is encoded by the coding sequence ATGCCAGTAAACGATCAAATCACGGACTCAGTTACCCAGGTAAATACCCAGGTTGTCGGCGATACACCGGCCATGGCCACAGGTAACCTTTTGATGTCTACCGGACAAGCCTTAGGGACTTCGGCACTGAATGCCACCGGCGCCAACCAGCAAGGTCAGATCGTGATGCAAGCCGCCACCGTTCAGGGAGTGAACTCCTTATTGGCAACCGGCAGCGCCGTTGTCGGCCGTGGTGCAGAAGAGATTCTGGAAAAAGGCTAA
- a CDS encoding RebB family R body protein encodes MPVNEQITDSVTQVNTKVVGETPAMAMGNLLMATSQALGNAAHNATAAQQQAQITMQAATVQGVNSLMSIGGSVVGRSAEGIIEKG; translated from the coding sequence ATGCCAGTTAACGAGCAAATTACTGATTCAGTCACTCAGGTAAACACTAAAGTTGTCGGCGAAACACCGGCTATGGCCATGGGCAACCTGCTAATGGCCACCAGCCAGGCGCTGGGCAATGCCGCTCATAACGCCACCGCTGCACAGCAACAAGCGCAAATCACCATGCAGGCCGCAACGGTACAGGGCGTTAACTCATTAATGTCTATCGGCGGCTCAGTTGTCGGTCGCAGTGCTGAAGGCATTATCGAGAAAGGTTAA
- a CDS encoding RebB family R body protein: MPVNEQITDSVTQVNTKVVGETPAMAMGNLLMSTSQALGNAAHNATAAQQQAQITMQAATVQGVNSLMSIGGSVIGRSAEGIIEKD, encoded by the coding sequence ATGCCAGTAAATGAACAGATTACCGACTCAGTCACACAAGTAAACACCAAAGTAGTAGGTGAAACTCCGGCTATGGCCATGGGTAACTTATTAATGTCTACCAGCCAGGCATTAGGTAATGCCGCGCACAATGCGACAGCGGCGCAGCAGCAAGCACAAATCACCATGCAGGCAGCAACCGTGCAAGGTGTTAACTCATTAATGTCTATCGGCGGCTCAGTTATCGGCCGTAGTGCTGAAGGCATTATCGAAAAAGACTAA
- a CDS encoding RebB family R body protein codes for MPVNEQITDSVTQVNTKVVGETPAMATGNLLLSTSQALGNSAHNATAAQQQAQITMQAATVQGVNSLMSIGSSVIGRSAEGIIEKDA; via the coding sequence ATGCCAGTTAATGAACAAATCACAGACTCAGTTACTCAGGTTAACACTAAAGTTGTTGGCGAAACGCCGGCAATGGCCACAGGTAACCTGCTGCTGTCTACCAGCCAGGCATTAGGCAACTCAGCCCACAACGCCACGGCTGCCCAGCAACAAGCGCAAATCACTATGCAGGCGGCGACAGTACAGGGCGTTAACTCCCTGATGTCTATCGGCAGCTCAGTGATCGGCCGCAGTGCTGAAGGTATCATCGAAAAAGATGCCTAA
- a CDS encoding RebB family R body protein, which translates to MSDTASNTAEPEAQKPQSSATSFSAQPTGLVETTFAETLGLSMHNAITNQQSSQMTTSASITNACARLLQVATPVAAKKQQPEADAETAESGDEQAAPEKKRRRLNVFNFLKGKNNQEQPAQETQSTDNGNGEQQ; encoded by the coding sequence ATGAGTGATACCGCAAGCAACACTGCAGAGCCTGAAGCGCAAAAGCCCCAGTCGTCTGCGACATCTTTTTCGGCCCAGCCCACCGGGCTGGTGGAAACCACCTTTGCCGAAACCTTAGGTTTGTCGATGCACAATGCCATTACCAACCAGCAAAGTTCACAAATGACCACTTCGGCGTCGATCACCAATGCCTGCGCGCGCCTGCTGCAAGTTGCTACCCCGGTAGCCGCTAAAAAGCAGCAGCCTGAAGCAGATGCTGAAACAGCCGAATCCGGCGATGAACAGGCCGCCCCGGAAAAAAAAAGAAGACGGCTTAACGTCTTTAACTTTTTAAAAGGCAAGAATAACCAGGAACAACCGGCCCAGGAGACGCAAAGCACCGACAATGGCAACGGAGAACAGCAATGA
- a CDS encoding RebB family R body protein, whose amino-acid sequence MATVNEQITDSLTQVNTKVVAEAPAMAMGNLYTSMGLAISNASLNATSAQQQAGITMQSATVQGINSLTAIGSAVLGRAAEGVIEKD is encoded by the coding sequence ATGGCTACCGTAAACGAGCAAATTACAGATTCACTTACCCAGGTTAATACCAAGGTTGTTGCAGAAGCCCCTGCCATGGCAATGGGTAACTTATACACCAGCATGGGACTGGCAATTTCCAATGCCAGCCTTAACGCTACCTCGGCCCAGCAGCAGGCGGGCATTACCATGCAGTCGGCAACGGTTCAGGGCATAAATTCCCTGACCGCCATCGGCAGTGCCGTGCTCGGCCGCGCCGCAGAAGGCGTTATCGAGAAAGACTAA
- a CDS encoding RebB family R body protein, protein MPEQNTQEVNEIISQLSEASMADTVGLLMQNAITIQQSMQTVTNASVSSSCALILAQGGS, encoded by the coding sequence ATGCCGGAACAAAATACGCAAGAGGTCAATGAAATCATCAGCCAGCTCAGCGAAGCCAGCATGGCCGATACCGTAGGTTTGTTGATGCAAAATGCCATCACGATACAGCAAAGCATGCAAACAGTCACCAATGCCTCGGTTTCCTCTTCCTGCGCGCTAATCCTGGCACAGGGAGGCAGCTGA